In bacterium, a single window of DNA contains:
- the ablA gene encoding lysine 2,3-aminomutase yields MINLTDRQTEIAERIDPHVRTADWNDWRWQCAHSIRSIETFEKLLDISLDFEECRLLKMTISRFPLCITPYYLSLIDTDDYQNDPIFKQSFCSSAELHIDEHEMVDPLAEDRDSPTELITHRYPDRVLFRVSNTCAMYCRHCTRKRKVGDKENIPTRSEVLEGVEYIRKTPTVRDVLLSGGDPFMLSDDYLDWILSLLIDIPHVEVIRIGTRTPVVLPQRITDNLVRMLRKYHPLWINTHFNHPREITKSSQQALAKLADAGIPLGNQSVLLAGVNDCPRIMKALVHKLVANRVRPYYLYQCDLSEGLSHFRTPIGKGIEIIESLIGHTSGFCVPTYVIDAPGGGGKIPIIPNYLISWSTNKVVLRNYEGVITTYQEPESYEPVFCDRNCNECKLQLRLDGADEGKAEGICKLLADSDSTIALIPQDSERMARRNAQ; encoded by the coding sequence ATGATAAACCTGACAGACAGGCAGACCGAGATTGCGGAACGAATCGATCCGCATGTGCGGACCGCTGACTGGAACGACTGGCGCTGGCAGTGCGCACACTCAATCAGAAGTATAGAGACGTTCGAGAAACTGCTGGATATCAGTCTGGACTTTGAGGAGTGCAGGCTGCTCAAAATGACAATATCCAGGTTTCCGCTGTGCATAACTCCGTATTATCTTTCTCTGATCGATACTGACGATTACCAAAATGATCCCATCTTCAAGCAGTCATTTTGCTCTTCGGCTGAACTGCATATCGATGAGCATGAGATGGTGGATCCTCTGGCCGAGGACAGGGACAGCCCCACCGAGCTTATCACGCACCGATACCCGGACAGGGTGCTCTTCCGTGTAAGCAACACATGCGCCATGTATTGCCGTCACTGCACCCGCAAGCGCAAGGTCGGCGACAAAGAGAACATTCCTACGAGGAGCGAGGTTCTCGAGGGCGTCGAGTATATCAGGAAAACTCCCACAGTCCGAGACGTGCTGCTATCGGGCGGCGATCCGTTCATGCTCTCCGATGACTATCTGGACTGGATTCTTTCATTGCTCATAGACATACCACATGTCGAAGTAATCAGGATAGGCACGCGGACGCCGGTCGTGCTTCCGCAGAGGATCACCGACAACCTGGTTCGGATGCTCCGCAAATATCATCCTTTGTGGATCAACACCCATTTCAACCATCCCAGGGAGATAACCAAATCCTCCCAGCAGGCTCTGGCGAAGCTGGCTGATGCAGGAATTCCGCTTGGAAACCAGTCAGTGCTGTTGGCCGGAGTCAACGATTGTCCTCGGATCATGAAGGCGCTGGTGCACAAGCTCGTCGCAAACCGCGTGAGGCCGTATTATCTATATCAGTGCGATCTTTCGGAGGGCCTTTCGCATTTCCGCACACCCATTGGCAAAGGCATCGAGATAATTGAGAGTCTTATCGGCCACACCAGCGGATTCTGCGTGCCCACTTATGTGATAGATGCTCCCGGCGGCGGCGGCAAGATTCCCATTATCCCAAACTATCTTATCTCCTGGTCCACCAACAAAGTGGTCCTGCGCAACTATGAGGGTGTCATCACGACCTATCAGGAGCCCGAGAGCTACGAACCGGTCTTTTGCGACCGCAATTGTAACGAGTGCAAACTCCAGCTCAGGCTCGACGGCGCGGATGAGGGCAAGGCGGAAGGAATATGCAAGCTGTTGGCCGATTCAGACTCGACCATAGCTCTGATCCCTCAAGACAGCGAACGAATGGCAAGGAGGAACGCGCAGTGA
- a CDS encoding BON domain-containing protein: MMAVGDKLKAEQIKAILIANETQGLSEIDVNVRNGVVVLEGDVDTEEQKMLAEQLAYEEDIQGIINNIRVVPTVPGKASAYDGFDARLGFGPAEGEAGDIAFSLSAADNVPGPGVPTSEQFPGEFSDDEIESEIERKFQTQHEVDVSNIKFNSENQIVNLEGSVETVDDLNSLQEMILRMRGVLGINSKLKVKKGHTGTPIEE, encoded by the coding sequence ATGATGGCTGTTGGAGACAAACTCAAAGCTGAACAGATAAAAGCAATATTGATAGCAAATGAAACACAGGGATTATCAGAAATTGATGTGAATGTGCGCAATGGAGTGGTCGTACTGGAAGGAGATGTCGATACTGAGGAACAGAAAATGCTTGCTGAGCAGCTGGCGTATGAGGAGGATATACAGGGCATCATTAATAATATACGCGTTGTCCCCACGGTTCCAGGTAAAGCATCCGCCTATGACGGTTTCGACGCACGGCTGGGATTCGGACCCGCCGAAGGAGAGGCTGGTGATATAGCCTTTTCGCTGTCGGCTGCGGATAACGTCCCAGGACCGGGCGTACCGACAAGCGAACAGTTTCCGGGTGAGTTTTCAGACGATGAGATAGAATCAGAAATCGAACGCAAATTCCAAACCCAGCACGAAGTGGATGTCTCAAACATCAAATTTAACTCTGAAAATCAGATCGTTAACCTGGAAGGCAGTGTTGAAACAGTCGATGACCTCAACAGCCTTCAGGAAATGATACTGCGCATGCGGGGCGTGCTGGGTATCAACAGCAAACTCAAGGTAAAAAAGGGGCATACCGGCACACCTATAGAAGAATAA
- the ablB gene encoding putative beta-lysine N-acetyltransferase — MPDVIDKIEGCLFQHGKSSNRIYLMKLGDSYIPEVIARLDEMAMVNGYTKIIAKVPRWASSEFEANGYKSEASVPGFYNGSIDVSFMGKYFSTVRECEKDADIILDVLSNACQHRLKGCREKLPEGFEWRIAQESDAHSISNIYRQVFVSYPFPIHDEQYIRETMKDNIIYFCVFRGGELVSAASSEMDFDAQSVEMTDFATLPDYRGHGFAGFLLSKMEDEMCARSIKTAYTIARSVSPGMNITFAKMNYEYAGTLINNTDICGSTESMNVWYKHLCGF; from the coding sequence ATGCCTGACGTCATCGATAAAATAGAGGGCTGTCTGTTCCAGCATGGCAAGTCGAGCAACCGCATATATCTTATGAAACTCGGTGATTCTTACATACCTGAAGTGATTGCCCGACTCGATGAGATGGCCATGGTCAATGGCTATACCAAGATAATCGCAAAGGTTCCACGTTGGGCAAGCAGCGAGTTTGAAGCGAATGGATACAAGTCGGAAGCATCGGTCCCAGGCTTCTATAACGGCAGTATCGATGTATCGTTTATGGGCAAATATTTCTCCACGGTGCGGGAGTGCGAAAAGGATGCCGATATCATTCTCGACGTCCTTTCAAATGCTTGCCAGCACCGCCTGAAAGGCTGCCGAGAGAAACTGCCGGAGGGCTTCGAGTGGCGTATCGCACAAGAGTCTGATGCGCATTCAATAAGCAATATATACCGGCAGGTCTTTGTCTCCTATCCATTCCCTATCCATGATGAACAGTACATACGCGAGACGATGAAAGATAATATCATCTATTTTTGCGTGTTCAGGGGTGGGGAACTGGTCTCTGCTGCATCTTCTGAGATGGACTTTGATGCGCAGAGCGTTGAGATGACCGACTTTGCCACTCTGCCTGACTATCGCGGCCATGGGTTTGCAGGTTTCCTTCTTTCAAAGATGGAGGATGAGATGTGTGCGAGGTCGATCAAGACGGCGTATACCATAGCTCGGTCCGTATCTCCCGGGATGAATATTACATTCGCCAAGATGAATTATGAGTATGCCGGCACACTCATCAACAACACCGACATCTGCGGCAGCACCGAGAGTATGAACGTATGGTATAAACATCTGTGTGGATTTTGA
- a CDS encoding hydroxyacid dehydrogenase: MRPKVAILLLERFRNQQLSKAVIDQKDRKRLEQFAQIMNTDMPDADPATVRQIIAGADACLTGWGTPKLTAEILDAAPNLKMIAHTAGSVKPIVSDAVWEHGIKVTSSAAAIAVGVAEHALGLMLSAMKRNYWFNDVIHKGGWLDQDERNKIVEAYGIKVGVIGAGNAGRHFIKLLGNFDLDILLYDPFVSDDTAKQMGVAKYEKLDDMMREADVISIHAPSLPETTNMINSSNLKLLKDGAIIINTARGAIIDESALYDELKTGRITACLDVTEPEPPSEGNPLRTLPNVIFTPHIAGAIANNMARLGNFAVSELERFFSGEALKYEVTQQDLARLA; this comes from the coding sequence GTGAGACCCAAAGTTGCAATTCTTTTGTTGGAGCGTTTTAGAAACCAACAACTAAGCAAGGCAGTTATAGACCAAAAAGACCGCAAACGGCTTGAACAGTTCGCTCAAATAATGAACACAGACATGCCCGATGCCGACCCGGCCACTGTCAGACAAATAATCGCGGGCGCAGACGCATGCCTCACGGGTTGGGGCACACCTAAACTAACCGCCGAAATACTGGACGCGGCGCCGAATCTCAAAATGATCGCTCATACTGCCGGAAGCGTCAAACCTATAGTCTCCGATGCCGTCTGGGAGCACGGTATAAAAGTGACCAGCTCAGCAGCAGCGATTGCCGTTGGCGTTGCCGAGCACGCACTCGGCCTGATGCTGTCGGCTATGAAACGAAATTACTGGTTCAACGATGTGATCCACAAAGGCGGATGGCTCGATCAGGATGAGAGAAACAAGATTGTTGAGGCCTATGGAATCAAGGTGGGTGTCATCGGCGCTGGAAATGCAGGCAGACACTTCATTAAACTCCTGGGCAATTTCGATCTGGATATTCTGCTGTATGATCCGTTCGTCTCAGACGACACAGCCAAGCAAATGGGCGTAGCTAAGTATGAGAAACTCGACGATATGATGCGCGAGGCAGACGTGATCTCAATTCATGCTCCCAGCCTGCCTGAGACAACAAACATGATAAACTCAAGTAACCTCAAGCTTCTTAAAGATGGAGCAATCATTATAAACACTGCACGTGGAGCCATAATAGATGAATCCGCATTATACGATGAACTCAAGACAGGCCGCATTACGGCATGCTTGGATGTGACTGAGCCGGAACCACCGTCAGAGGGCAACCCTCTGCGCACCCTTCCTAACGTGATCTTTACTCCTCACATCGCAGGAGCAATAGCCAACAATATGGCACGTTTGGGTAACTTTGCGGTAAGCGAACTGGAGAGATTTTTCTCTGGCGAAGCGCTGAAATATGAGGTTACGCAGCAGGATTTGGCGCGTTTGGCGTAA
- a CDS encoding mechanosensitive ion channel family protein — MSSTTVHLVTAASFLLGSIVLALLSRWIFRNVIRKFYSRTKSEFDDVIFKSLERPLMLLIITLGLYGAAATVVHMDIWGLSAVKLDAYSGKISQILSAVLTVVVALGILGVLNGIAEWYIHSVGSKGASYQIRVLKKLANAVIWAIVIALALGQLGYKVSALLATLGVAGLAVALALQDTLANVFAGFYIMADRSVKAGDYIKLDSGDEGFVEDIGWRNTRIRLWANNTVIVPNSKLIQSILTNYDLPQQQLSVYISCGVGYNSDLDYVEQVTIDVGRQVLQDVPGAVTDFEPIVRFKEFGDSNINFLTILRAKDVASQYLIHHEFIKRLHRRYREEGIEISYPVRVVEMRTTDTQPSEQLV, encoded by the coding sequence ATGTCTAGCACAACCGTTCATCTGGTCACTGCGGCAAGTTTTCTGCTGGGCTCGATTGTTTTGGCACTATTGTCCCGCTGGATATTCCGAAATGTCATTAGAAAGTTCTACAGCAGGACCAAGTCCGAGTTCGACGATGTAATCTTCAAATCGTTGGAACGTCCGCTGATGCTCTTGATAATCACTCTCGGCCTATACGGTGCAGCCGCGACCGTCGTACATATGGACATATGGGGGCTGTCTGCCGTAAAGCTCGATGCATATTCGGGCAAAATCAGTCAGATTTTGAGCGCGGTCCTCACCGTAGTCGTGGCGCTGGGAATTCTTGGGGTACTCAACGGAATAGCTGAGTGGTATATTCATTCTGTCGGTTCCAAAGGTGCGTCATACCAGATCAGGGTGCTAAAAAAGCTGGCCAACGCAGTAATCTGGGCGATAGTGATTGCTCTTGCTTTGGGTCAACTCGGCTATAAAGTCAGCGCTCTGCTCGCGACTTTGGGCGTAGCCGGTTTGGCAGTTGCCCTGGCTCTACAGGATACCCTGGCCAACGTATTCGCCGGGTTCTATATAATGGCGGACCGGTCCGTCAAGGCCGGAGACTACATCAAGCTCGATTCCGGTGACGAAGGTTTCGTCGAGGACATCGGCTGGCGCAACACCCGTATACGTCTTTGGGCCAACAACACGGTGATCGTGCCGAATTCCAAGTTGATCCAGAGCATACTCACCAACTACGATCTTCCTCAGCAGCAGCTTTCGGTCTACATATCGTGCGGTGTGGGCTACAATAGCGATCTGGACTATGTCGAGCAGGTGACCATAGATGTCGGCAGGCAGGTGCTGCAAGATGTGCCCGGAGCAGTTACCGATTTCGAGCCCATCGTCCGCTTCAAAGAGTTCGGCGATTCCAACATCAACTTCCTCACCATCCTCAGAGCCAAAGATGTAGCCAGTCAATATCTGATTCACCATGAGTTCATCAAGAGGCTTCACCGCCGCTATCGTGAGGAAGGAATCGAGATATCTTACCCTGTGCGCGTGGTCGAGATGCGCACGACTGACACACAGCCGTCTGAACAACTCGTATAG
- a CDS encoding radical SAM protein — MASMFIYVNAAGCPNACRHCGADGHPPYGGFYSVDELRSIADEWGPIVPYFEFTVHPQFPEILDPRIVGEGWKLIPTNGFGLAEREDYKAVFERLRELGINEFSFTLHGLEDKHDWFVCRKGAFQTILKAGRRAAEEGFNVFWQVFLDQQNLDDIPHLIELGKREFGISCWLEVPRHSVSRRLWRYENIRPQLRDVKKLLDGLHTQDWLGPLKEKQLEELTESAWFRAWQQESHSEEFGPRTWPQTAPFHHVINIDNDRQVFLSHWCGESIHLGSLSDGKDEIMMCLEQVSAPAHYDLSPAQAKLPPGGSELLHPNGFSVRCKAVSYMLYGDNVENL; from the coding sequence ATGGCTTCAATGTTTATTTATGTCAATGCGGCTGGATGTCCAAATGCATGCCGTCACTGTGGCGCGGACGGTCATCCTCCGTATGGTGGCTTTTATTCTGTGGACGAGCTTAGATCAATAGCTGATGAATGGGGACCGATTGTTCCTTACTTTGAGTTCACAGTTCATCCGCAATTTCCTGAAATTCTAGACCCACGGATAGTCGGTGAAGGGTGGAAACTAATTCCGACGAATGGTTTTGGACTGGCTGAACGCGAAGACTATAAGGCTGTCTTTGAGCGTCTGCGTGAGCTTGGCATCAACGAGTTTTCTTTCACTCTGCACGGGCTGGAAGACAAACACGATTGGTTTGTTTGTCGGAAGGGAGCATTTCAAACAATTCTAAAAGCTGGCCGCAGAGCTGCAGAGGAGGGATTCAATGTATTTTGGCAAGTGTTTTTGGATCAGCAAAATCTGGATGATATCCCGCATTTAATAGAGCTTGGAAAGCGGGAATTCGGCATATCTTGCTGGTTGGAAGTTCCACGCCATTCCGTCAGTCGCAGATTGTGGCGATATGAGAATATTAGGCCGCAACTCAGAGATGTAAAAAAGCTATTGGATGGGCTCCACACACAAGATTGGCTGGGTCCATTGAAAGAGAAACAGCTGGAAGAACTCACTGAGTCCGCATGGTTTAGAGCATGGCAGCAAGAATCGCATTCCGAAGAATTCGGCCCGCGCACCTGGCCTCAGACCGCCCCATTCCATCACGTTATCAATATAGATAATGACAGGCAGGTTTTTCTCAGCCACTGGTGTGGTGAGTCAATTCACCTTGGCAGTCTTTCTGACGGCAAGGACGAAATAATGATGTGTCTTGAACAGGTTTCTGCTCCTGCGCATTACGATCTGTCGCCTGCGCAAGCGAAGTTGCCACCTGGCGGGTCTGAGCTTCTGCATCCAAATGGATTCAGTGTGCGTTGTAAGGCGGTTTCCTATATGCTTTATGGAGACAATGTAGAGAACCTATAA
- a CDS encoding sodium:solute symporter family protein yields the protein MTVVDFAILILYMAVVLYVGFHHYRKNKNAEDYYVGSRSISAHHVGLSIVATDVGGGFSIGLGGLGFLMGLSGSWLLFTGLVGAWLTAVLVIPRIKAIDAKQNMLTYPDFLRFKFGERVALLAAVISGIGYLGFTGGQVLAGAKLASATLFTSAPFGFDPFQFSLYTIAGVVIAYTVIGGLKAVIYTDTIQWLILLFGLICVTIPVTLYELGGWHTLKDSLPPGFFSLTNVSAVQIINWMVTIIPIWLVGMTLYQRMYACRDEAEAKKAWFIAGIFEYPIMAFMGVFLGMCARVLFPSVEAEMGLPTLIREVLPIGVTGIVVAAYFSAIMSTADSCLMASSGNFVNDIIQRYFIKDAPEWKIMRLSMFVTLIIGVLAVLMASRFNTVLDAILYAYSFMVSGLFVPTLGAYFWRRSSSKGAFWGMLSGGTFTLIMLISGMGMPLGLDASFYGIVLSAIVFISFSLLFPDRKPKVCKEVEQCLTSSIK from the coding sequence GTGACGGTCGTAGACTTTGCTATCCTGATACTCTATATGGCCGTCGTGCTGTATGTCGGGTTCCATCATTACCGCAAAAACAAAAATGCTGAGGACTATTATGTAGGCAGCCGCAGCATAAGCGCACACCATGTGGGTCTGTCGATTGTGGCCACAGATGTAGGCGGCGGGTTCTCGATAGGTCTGGGAGGTCTGGGTTTCTTGATGGGCCTGTCTGGAAGCTGGCTGCTCTTTACAGGTCTGGTTGGGGCGTGGCTCACTGCCGTGCTGGTGATTCCGCGCATCAAAGCAATCGATGCCAAGCAGAATATGCTCACCTATCCCGATTTTCTTCGGTTCAAATTCGGCGAGCGTGTGGCTCTTCTGGCAGCAGTCATCTCGGGCATCGGATATTTGGGTTTCACGGGAGGCCAGGTTCTTGCCGGTGCAAAACTTGCATCAGCGACACTCTTTACGAGCGCTCCATTCGGGTTCGACCCATTTCAGTTTTCGCTTTACACGATAGCTGGTGTGGTAATAGCCTACACGGTGATCGGCGGTCTCAAGGCCGTGATCTACACCGATACGATCCAGTGGCTTATCCTGCTCTTTGGCCTCATATGCGTCACCATTCCAGTAACGCTCTACGAATTGGGCGGTTGGCATACTCTCAAAGACAGCCTCCCGCCTGGGTTTTTCTCGCTTACCAATGTCAGCGCCGTTCAGATCATCAACTGGATGGTGACAATCATACCAATATGGCTGGTGGGCATGACTCTATACCAGCGCATGTATGCCTGCAGGGACGAGGCGGAAGCCAAGAAAGCCTGGTTTATAGCGGGCATCTTCGAGTATCCCATCATGGCCTTTATGGGAGTATTCCTCGGGATGTGCGCACGGGTTCTCTTTCCGAGTGTGGAAGCAGAAATGGGTCTTCCCACACTGATCCGTGAGGTGCTGCCTATAGGTGTCACAGGCATCGTTGTGGCGGCATACTTTTCGGCAATCATGTCCACCGCCGACAGCTGCCTTATGGCGTCTTCAGGCAATTTCGTCAACGACATAATACAGCGCTATTTCATAAAAGATGCGCCCGAATGGAAGATAATGCGTCTTTCGATGTTCGTCACCCTGATAATCGGCGTTCTGGCCGTGCTGATGGCAAGTCGTTTTAATACCGTCCTCGACGCAATTTTGTATGCTTACTCATTTATGGTCTCGGGCTTGTTCGTTCCCACACTCGGCGCATATTTCTGGCGCAGGAGCAGCTCGAAGGGAGCATTTTGGGGAATGCTTTCAGGCGGCACTTTCACCCTCATCATGCTCATATCCGGCATGGGCATGCCGCTGGGTCTGGATGCCAGTTTTTATGGGATTGTCCTTTCCGCGATCGTGTTCATATCATTTTCTCTTCTTTTCCCCGACAGAAAGCCCAAGGTTTGCAAGGAGGTTGAGCAATGCCTGACGTCATCGATAAAATAG
- a CDS encoding sugar phosphate isomerase/epimerase → MISCDTYSLRDYFKEGKIDCLSVPKLLKDLGISGVTYNQLYMSSYDTDYLDKIKQACADAGVKITGFIIEGNLANDDAEAREKQLADDEMMMRATAYMGAPIVRINLGSTGDIERDKTVGVQRCVEAFNRLIPIAKELGVKITIENHGGVSKTADMILDVINGTDREWVGSCLDFGNWADDVRYTESAKLAPYAYHVHAKTHEFNDQGEDINKDYKRLLQMLKDVDYKRAVSIEYEGPDDQVEGVKKTRDLVLKYWPELAD, encoded by the coding sequence ATGATATCCTGCGACACATACAGTTTGAGAGACTACTTCAAAGAGGGCAAGATAGACTGCTTGAGCGTGCCCAAGCTCCTGAAAGACCTCGGCATATCGGGCGTGACGTATAATCAGCTATATATGAGTTCATACGACACTGATTATCTCGACAAGATCAAGCAGGCCTGTGCCGATGCCGGGGTCAAGATTACTGGGTTTATCATAGAGGGCAATCTTGCGAACGATGATGCCGAGGCTCGCGAGAAGCAGCTTGCCGATGATGAGATGATGATGCGTGCGACGGCCTATATGGGCGCCCCGATTGTGCGGATTAATCTCGGCAGCACAGGCGATATCGAGAGGGACAAGACAGTCGGCGTGCAGAGGTGTGTAGAGGCGTTCAATCGGCTTATTCCGATTGCAAAGGAGCTTGGTGTCAAGATCACGATAGAAAACCACGGCGGCGTTAGCAAGACAGCCGATATGATCCTCGATGTGATAAACGGCACCGACCGTGAATGGGTAGGCTCATGCCTTGACTTCGGCAACTGGGCTGACGATGTGCGCTACACAGAGAGCGCCAAGCTCGCACCGTATGCTTATCATGTGCATGCCAAGACCCATGAGTTTAATGATCAGGGCGAGGACATAAATAAGGACTACAAGCGATTGCTGCAGATGCTCAAGGACGTGGACTATAAGCGCGCCGTCTCGATTGAGTATGAGGGTCCTGACGACCAGGTAGAGGGCGTGAAAAAGACCCGCGACCTGGTCCTAAAGTACTGGCCTGAGTTGGCTGATTAG